A region of the Leopardus geoffroyi isolate Oge1 chromosome C2, O.geoffroyi_Oge1_pat1.0, whole genome shotgun sequence genome:
CTTCGCCCTCTTTGTGCTAGGAACTTTGTGGGATCCACATATGAATACCATGGGCCTTGCTCTTTGGGGCTTAGAGCTGAGTGTGTGCTTGTGAGGCAGAGTGACACAGACATACACCCAATTAATTCTAGTATAAAGCAACTCTAGTTTATATTACAGATTCGTTAAGGTGTTTCCTTGAAGGACAGAGATTTCTATATGGTAAAATCTATCCAGTTTGGTCATGACGTCAggctttgttttatgtttaaggCACAGGCCTTTTTCTTCCTGAGGTCAAGTAGTTCCTctgatattttctcccagttcttttattttttttcctttcagttaaaaaaaaaattgttttatttatttttgagagagagagagagtgggggaggggcagggcagaggaggacagaggatctgaagcaggctctgtgctgacagcagtgagcctaacgcggggctcaaactcacaaaccatgagatcatgacctgagctgaagttggacgctcaactgactgagcccccaggtgctccttcctttcggtttttttgaaatttatttatttatttatttatttatttatttgagagagagggtgcaagtgagtgagaggcagaaagagagagggagaaagagctaGACAGAGAGAcccatgaagggcagagagagagatggggggggggggtggggaagcagggctcacctgaagtggggcttgagctcactggatgtgggacttgaattcatgaaccgtgacaccatgacctgagctgaagtcagatgcttaactgactgagccacccaggcaccctcatttttatctttcattcatctgtctgtctgtAATATTCAGGTGTTCCCTCTTATTCCTCACCCCATTGCAGCCAATCAGTAACCAAGGGCCATGTGACCACTGCTCGGAGGGACCTGAACAGGCAGGTGATGTGGTGAATTAAGGGAATACAACATCCCAAGGTCaaacctctttctctttctctttctgctctttgtGAGTTTCTCACAGCCTGAACTGAATGGTGGTCCTGAGATCAGAACACTCACCCATCCATCTCAGAGATTTGTGGGTCAGAAATCTGGGGGGCCTCATTGGTTCTCATCCGTTTACCAGTTGTCTGAGAGTGTGCTTTTATGCACAGTTGCTTGGGTATCTCTAGTGTCCTGCTGGCTCTGTGGTCTCGTCTATCCCTGCTCCTACTTCTTCAGCCAAGAGTTCACTTTCCCTCCTAGTGCCTGGGAATTCTTCGAGGTTTTCTGAGGGAATTTTCCATCCAGTCAGGCAGAGGACACATAGTTAGCTTTCCATTTGACCAGTTTCTCCTCGGATTGGCCCTCCCTGATCTGATAAGTCTTGCTTCCTTCTCCGGTCCCCCAGAACTGCCCTGGGTTTCCTTATGCACATCCTTgtgcatttctctttctcccttcctactCTTCTAACCCAAATCTCCATCTCAGTGAGCTTATACTTTCTCATGACTTCCTCTGTCACCTCTTATTCTTAAATTTGCATTCCTGacatattcttccttttctttctttttttttttttcttttatttttgggacagagagagacagagcatgaacgggggagggacagagagagagggagacacagaatcggaaacaggctccaggctccgagccatcagcccagagcccgacgcggggctcgaactcacggaccgcgagatcgtgccctggctgaagtcggacgcttaaccgactgcgccacccaggcacccctattcttccttttcttatctgaAGTGTTTTCCTACATCTTCATCTTTCTCAGTGACACTACCGTTACAGATATTTAGACCTGGATCTGATAaccttgaattctttcttttagTCATCCTCTGTATCTGGTCTGATAAAAGTGTATGCTTTCCTGGAAACAGCTGGACTTCATTGTTCTCTATCCTGTATTTATCCTGGACTGGGATCTGACtatctcattcatttgttcattcattcaacaaacatttattgggcacctagaAAGTGGCAGACCCTCTAATGGTCACCCATACTGCATTCCTAAAGTTGTCTCTCAACTCATttcccttcctccattcctttttttcaCCTCTAACCCATCCAGGCTAATCTtcctaaagcatttttttttttaagatttttatttgaagtgtagttgacatacaatattataccCTAAAGCATTCTATTCCCAATTTCACTTTTATGTAGGATGATAGAAAACTTACTGTTCAAACTTGGTATACTTTTGTTAGTTAAGGGGGCTGCCGTTAATGATGCTGGCATAGCAAGTATAAACCAGCACTTTCTGGGACAACCAGGATATATGAGCACCCTACTCCTAGGTAGTGTCtcttggattatttctttttatatcccTCAAATGCGACTCATAGGATACCCAGCTGCCTGTCTCCAGTTTTCTACTTCATGATGCTGAGAGAAATATTAATGTGCTGGGATGTGGAGGGAAGTATGGGGACGAGGGACAATGAATGATAATGCTTGAAAAACtgtattcttggggcgcctgggtggcgcagtcggttaagcgtccgacttcagccaggtcacgatctcgcggtccgtgagttcgagccccgcgtcgggctctgggctgatggctcggagcctggagcctgtttccgattctgtgtctccctctctctctgcccctcccccgttcatgctctgtctctctctgtccccaaaataaataaacgttgaaaaaaaaaattaaaaaaaaaaaaaaaaaagaaaaactgtattcTTGAcaagtgagagtgagagagaacagcaaggtagaaaaagaatatagaatcGGGTAAGAAAATGAGAATGGTTGGTACTCGTTTcaaattatatatcaaatatataatatatattaaattatatctatatatgcCCCATAATTTCAGTGTTCAGGCTCATATGACTTCAGGCAACGtaattttttcattcctttatttgttcatgaaaaaaatttttttttagtgcctGCTATATGCCTGGAactgtgctagatgctgggaAGACAAAGGTGAACAAAATGGACAGAATTCCCGCCATCATGAAGCTATGTGATAGCGTAATCTCCCACTTATTTCTAAGTACACTGGCCCTGTGCAAAtcatttcccatttccttctgAGGAAacaattccttcctcttctggggCTCAGCCAAAGGTTTGCCTTTTTAAGGCACCTTTCTCCGAGCATTCCTGGCCCCAGTAATCACTCCCTTTGTAATGcctgaagttccaaaacctcccacaaaagaccaccagagttgtaagtcaaagccaagcggcaagggccGTTTATTGCAGGTttgaacctggacctctgcgcactcgttgccggtgatgctaagaggccccgatcagggttggtacggcgtttttatagacagagacaaacaaaaaaggggaagggggaaaggggaagggggaagagggaagggggaaggggaggaatgtgttaagcaagcaggtttacaaaagcgagaaatgccggttagttCATGTGCTATCACTTATTACTACATTTAAGAAGTTTCACAACTTACTCTATTATATAgtgggttacattcaggaaaggtttcACAACgctcgtagcaaacagcaagcaaaacagacttctccgcaattgtattttttatcaaagatccataataagcagaaaagagaacttagctttaaactaaggcagggctgtcatttggatttaaAGCTGTCCTTTTCACCTTCCCTAGCCCCCTTCACCTCCTAATTGGGTActtcataaattttaatttggtcTCTTAGTTTTTTGCCATTTATTCTATTGTAAGCTCCTTAAAGGTAGGTGTGATACTTTATGCTTATATTAGTGTGCccaagctgctgtaacaaaattccATAGACTGGGTaatttaaacaacagacattccttttctcacagttctggagcctggaagcctAAGATTAAGGTGATCACCTGATTCAGTTTCTGGTAAGGACTTAGGACTCTCTTTctggcttatagatggccaccttcttacTGTGTGCTCATATGGCTGTCCTCAgtttgttggggggaggggaggcaggagtggAAACAAAAGCGAGCTCTCTCGCATGTCTTATTGAAAGGACACACTAATCCTGTCAGATCAAGGTTCCACTCTTATGATCTCAtgtaaccttaattacctccttagaGGTCACATCTTCTAATACAGTCATATTGGGGATTAGCCATGTAAATACCTGGCTATTAACATTTTCCATGGATACCTCTTTCTTGAAAGCCACAACAAGATCTTTTCCATAGCAGCCTTGAGCAATAGAATAGTTATGTCACTAGCTAACTGGGAAGCTTCAGATCAGTCATGCCTAGAAATGAGACATACTGGCTTCAAGGCATTGTCTCATTCTGAATCTCTAAAATCCTTTGTTCTAGTAGTTATGGGAATCCATTCCTCTAAAGTCATTTCCCAACTTTTCCTAAGTAATActtagaaaaagaattaaaaaatataagttaGCAGAACACGGTTTGCTTAGCAAGATTAGAGCCCTCAATAACAGTAAGTATATAAACTTACCCActttttcatccatccattcattcatactACCGAGAGtgtgtattttctacttttagtttgtatttttctccttttctgcaataatacttttaaaaattttccctgtTAGATCCAAAACATAGATTTGTACAAAGTAGAATGCTCAGTAATTACTACTTTAAAGCGTGTATGAAGAAAAGTTTCAGAGaagattacaaatgaaaaaacaactcaaaaagaACCATCAACTTTCTCAGAGAGAATTTTGGAAGTGGCTTCACTTACTGCCCGACTCTGCTTTGCAGGCCCCTAgcttcttactgattttcttcctgtttgattAGGAGGGGTAGCGGCAGCTGGATGTGAGTGTGCTTCAGGATCCTGACAAGAGTCCGCTCCCTTACCAtcattttctctgcctcccccttaTATCATCGGCACAAGTTCGTATGTATGTGTCCCTGTATGGCATCAGTGGCACCTATGTTCCTGAGATATGAACTCTAACCTCAGTTGGAGGTTCTCTTCCTTCCTCGCTGGTCTTGAGCACTCACCATTGGACATGCTTCTCCTTCAGAGAGTGTGACTCAGTTTATCACAAAGCTATGAGACAATGGAAACTGGTCAAACTTTTATGAAAGGCAAAGGCAGTACTGcaaaacaatttcatttcttccGACTCAATAACTCACTTGTAGAGCTTTTATCCTAGGAATATATTTCAGTAGGAAGAAAACTTTGTTTAAGTGATCatgataggggctcctgggtggctcagtcggttaagggtccgactcttggtttctgctcaggtcgtgatctcacgatttgtgggattgagccccaagttgggctttgtgctgacagcgtgggacctgcttcagattctctctctcccttactctctgccccttccccatgctttctttttctctctcaaaaataaattaatagacttaaaaaaaagtgatcatgATAGCATTATTGACAGTGGTTAAACCTCAGGGAGCAACAGAAATGTCTGACACTAGCAAAATTGTAGGTAAATGATAATGAATTCAGTTGGCAGTGTATTATATAGTCATAAAATGATCTTATGATTAAATAGCAATGTGGAAGATTACATATGAAAACTTGGAGaagtaggatacaaaattatatCTACCATATATTTGTGATTATATGACTATAAATATGGACAAGTCTGGAAAGGAACATAGTAAAAGGAACATTAATTATGTGTTCGTATCATGCAgtcatctttctgttttctttttatgaccCAATCTTCTCCATATTTGAGATATGCAAGGATTACCTGTATGTCCCAAGTTTCATGTTAAATTCTTTGGGAAGTTCCTGCTCATTCCTGACATGGGTTTCATGTATTGGCCCCTTTTGGTTGTGCCGTCTCCTACTTTCACCCTTTTGCCACTATTAGATACTTTACCATTGTATCATGCAAGGTCTTATCAGAGTTTCCCGTGCCATATTTTAGCTAATCCTGTTCCCCCCCTCAGCCTCTGAGTTTCACACTGTAGATTTAGTGATAGCTTGTCAGAGTGGTAGCTTGATGAGAAGCGGAATGAGCACATGTGGCTAGATTCAGCTACAGAGCAATCCCTACAAAGTAGGCTATGGTGTGACTAGACTCCAGTAGGCTCTGTATTGGAAGAACTGTGTTACCCCTTATTAAGACAGGTCTTAAGAACAGAGATGTGTATAGGGGCCTCATACCTGGACTTGGAGCAAAAGATGAAATCTTAGTCATACCCCAAGACAATCTCAGTTGCTGATCATTGAAACAATTCTTGAGCATCTGTTTTGTGCCAGCCACTATATCATTGGTATTAGGGGAATCAGTCAGCAAGAACTAAAAGCCAAACTATTTTGAAGAGCTGGTGAACTAAGGATCTTTCAGTTCATTTTGTCTAGGGACCAGATGAGGAGTTAGTTAAATGACTCCAATTCTGGGAGTAGAGTATAAGATAGGAGGAAACCAGGGTGGATTTTATATTACTCATTGCTGATCCTGATCCTGGACCTGTTGGGTTCCTGTCCTGTCTTCCCTTAAGCCTTTACCTCGGCCTCTGGGTCTAcccttatttttctcatcttattTGTAATCAGTTCTCTCTGACTTTGAACACTTCCGCTTCCTTGTAAGGCCCTGTGATCTACCACATCTTGTTATCTTTGGATAATTCTCCTTCCTCTAGTGTAGAGAATGGGTGATATGtgcaatttctctttcttctgtcagATGGTGAAACTGGGACTGAGGAGGTGTTGATTCCAAAGTATCATTCCTGAAAAGTCAGAATCTCACACTTTGAAGAGAACTCCACAGAGGTGTTGCCAGGGAAGTCAAAATTTAGAAAGCTCctctgaaaggaaagagaagactcAAGAGGCCAATGTGATGCTTCAGGCaagagaaaatgaggagaaagacCAGAAACTTCAGACATAAGACAGTTAAAGACAATAAAACACTTACAGAAGTGAGTGAGCAAGAATCTGAAAAAGATGGTAGTCAGTGCTTGGATACTGCAACAAACATGAAAATTCATGCTGGAAAGAGACAGTATGTATGTActgagtgtgggaaagcctttagtcAGAGTGCAAACCTTACCGTACATGAGAGAATccacacaggggagaaaccctATAAGTGTAAAGagtgtggaaaagccttcagtCATAGCTCCAACCTTGTGGTTCATCGGAGAATCCACACTGGACTGAAGCCCTACACATGCggtgaatgtgggaaatctttcaGTGGTAAGTCACACCTCATTCGGCACCAGGGAATCCATAGTGGGGAGAAAACTTACGAATGTAaggagtgtgggaaagcctttagtcGGAGTTCAGGTCTTATTTCACATCACAGAGTTCATACTGGGGAGAAGCCCTACACTTGTATcgagtgtgggaaagcctttagccGTAGTTCAAACCTTACTCAACATCAGAGaatgcacaaaggaaaaaaagtttacaaGTGTAAGGAGTGTGGGAAAATATGTGTCTCTAATACAAAGATTATGGACCATCAAagaattcacacaggagagaagcctTACGAATGTGATGAATGtggaaaagctttcattttaaggAAGACCCTTACTGAACATCAGAGACTTCACCGCAGAGAGAAACCTTACaagtgtaatgaatgtgggaaagcttttaCTTCTAATCGAAACCTGATTGATCatcagagagttcacactggcgagaaaccctatgaatgtaatgaatgtggaaaaacCTTCAGACAGACTTCTCAAGTTATTCTACATTTGAGAACCCACACTAAGGAGAAACCCTATAAATGttgtgaatgtgggaaagcctacCGCTATAGCTCACAGCTTATTCAACACCAGAGAAAACATAATGAGGAGAAGGAAACCTCATAAATGACATGTATTGTGGATAGTAGGCCCAACTGCTACTTTTTGGAAAAACCGGCTTTCATTATTATCAACCTTAATTCAATTTCTGAGACTCCATACAGGGGAAGTTACCAGAAGTAGACAAAGTTTAACAAAGGGATATTCATGCCAGCATCATATATAACTGAAGGAAGAGAACTAGATTTTCAGTAACACTGGGTTTAAATGAATAATGGTCTATCCACATGATGGTTTTGCAgccattataaacatttttaaagaatatttaatgccATGGGGgaaattatttgtataaaatggaagataaagaaaaaacaagtttgatccaaattaaaaaaaaaaaaatttacgtataggagaaaaatgagaatgaaataatACCAAACCAAAATGTTAACTGTGATTACCATTGGGTGATAGAATTATAGGCgaattctattttcttccatataCTTTTCTATGCTTCTTAAAGACTTTTGTACAATGAGAATGTACTACTTTTATATTCAGGAaagtacagtatttttttaattgcaatgaGTGTACATGCTCATTTTCATTCAGCAGTGTTATGAAGGTGTGTAGAACATAGACCCTAAACTCATGGGATTCCACCTTAATACTGGCCCTTAGTAGCAGTGGAACCATGAGGAGGTCATTTCCTTTTAGAGCCTATTTCCTGTTTATTAAGTCATAAACACTAGTTATTGATCTTTTGCAGTTTTAGAATAAGCTGACTTTACAGGCTGTCAACATGATGTAAAATCCACTTAATCACTGTTAGGttaaaagaacagcaaaaattCACTATATTCTCTCCCACAGTTGTTGAAGGATCTGCAGATAATAGAGGCTTCATTTTTTCAACATATGtctacaaaaccagaaaaaaatgtcctCTTCTGAAACTGAAATTGCAAATTGCAGGTTCCTAACCTGTAAAGATGCAGTCAGCATAATCTAAAACTAGGGAAAGACACTGCCTTCTCACGTTATGTACAATTTAGTAGTTAAAAGCACGGACTTTGGGATCAGAGACATGTTCTGATCCCAGATTTGCCACATACTAGCTTGTCAAttttggacaagtcatttaactgCTCTGAGCCTTCAACTTATCTGTAAAAAGGGAATAACTACCTATCTCACAGAGTTGTGatgatttaatgagataatgcacGTACTGTGTGACAAggctagcacatagtaaatgaaAATAGCTTAAGTATGGGACATTGGAGCAGTGTTTCTAAACACGTAGAGCGATTCAGGAAAACCCTTACGTAAGGTAGCATTTAGGACATTTTTGGGTGTAATGGACACAGTAACAAGTACTAGTAGCGAAAACCTTAAGAACATTGATTGTTTACTTATGGGGAAGGCTAGAGGTAAGCAGTTCCAAGTTTGGTTTGGCAACTGAGCAATTCACTAAACTTAAGTCTTAACTCCATAATTTTCAGCACATTGGCTTTCATTTTTGGAGCCTCCTGGTAGTAAGATGTTGGCTATAGCTACAAGCTCTTCTCTTCACACAACTCTGTTTCAAAGTCAGGAAGTGAGGAAAGGAACTGAGGTTTTCTGAcctgtttgctttcttccttttatcaCCGAGAAAAACCTTTCTCAAAAGAAGGGCGGGATGCTATGCAGTCAGTACTACAGGCGCTTGCTagcttcctctgcctttctttatGTCTGGTCCTTTGAGAAGGCCTTAACCCATTTTCAACCAATATATACACCTTTAAGTCCTTAGCTCAAAATCCATCTGGGAATGCTTGGAATCTGCTCATTCTTAAATGtggtcctcctctttctctgtatgcagTGAATCCCTAAGCCTAATGCCACTTGTCTTGTGCACATAGTGAAGTATTGTTATCCCATAACATTTGTACAAGAAAATTGAGACTCAGTGAGGTTAGGTGACTGCTAGTTAGTGATTGGAAtgaggatttgaactcagatctgaGTGTTAAGTCCACGCTTTCTTCATTATACCAAAGTACCTCTGCCTGCCATGGTGGTTCTGTACATGAGTGGGAGGCCAGTTGGGATTCTCCTGAGTGAAAGGTAATTGTATCTGGATAGTTATTTGCCCATGGTTTCATGAGGAAGATGCTATCTATCTCCTCTGAGTTTGATTTATGGTTTATCTCTGCACCTTGTAATTTAGtttaatgattatatatttctgcctttctcttactggagaaaaagaagcaaaaggttGTGAAGGGTATAGTTGTGTGAAAatggattgtttggttttgtcCTATTTTGATAGGATAGTGGCTTATGTGCAATTATGTGATGTAATTGTCCCTCTTTGCACAGTTATTCAAAGCAAGGTTTGGAGGCTCTGGAATGGATTTGCTGCATTCCAGGGATAGAACTGTTGTATCACCATTGGGTAGGCACTTCCCTGAGGGTCTGGGCGGACACAAGAGTAGGGTAACCTACATAGAGCAGTGAGTTACACTACTATAGCAGTAAGGGTCCTTCCATCATTTTTCCCTTGTCACATGTCCTTTTAATATTAAAGAAGGTGTTTGTAATTAGTATACTTTGCCTTTTGTCACGTCAGCCATCCTCACCTGCTGATTACCTATGTGGAAACTCCCCGTGACTAATGTCTATTGGCTGTCGAAACTAAGAAAACAGGCAGTTGGCTTCTTGTGTGCCTGTCAGAGGTTATTTTTTGAGCACTAATTATTACTGAGCAGAGTTGTTGATGCTTTTTATATGTTACTGAGCAGGTAACCTCTGACCAAAAACATTTTCCTATTACTGTGTCATAGTGCCTGAGATTTTTTCGTCCAATaggctttctttttcatcttaaaaGACTTGTGATCTTCAAGAGTAAATGCCTTCTGGAAGGATACTGTGTCATCTCAAACCCAGCAATCTGAATACAGATCTTCACATTTCTTGTCCCAGGCAAGCTACAAGAATAGACCCTCACCCATTTTCTAGGCTGATACTTGTCTTAGGCTGCAGGAGTACATGTTGCTAAGCGGTCCCCATACCCTTTCAGATAAATATTCTGCAATATAATCTGAACTGATAATCCACCTTCCTCCAGGGACTTTTTCAAGACTGTCAGCTGTTTATTTCAGTCAGAGTTTAATTATGAAGTTCTTACCACACTTTCAGGCCTTTTCATGATACACTCTAGATTCAGggtctgtttgtgttttttccagcttCCGGTACTAATGGAAACCTAGTTGTTGCTTAATAGCAGTGCTTCCTCTGCAGCCCCTCCATTGTTAGTTTTTGTCTCCCTCAATCCATTTACCTGTCTTTACTGCATTTCTTCTCTattctccataaaaaaaaaaaaaaacccagctgttTTGAAATATACATCATTAGACTACTGTGTATtacccatccctgtttttattacCTACTGGCTTCCTGTGCACTCATACTTATGTgtttagtatccagaatattCCTGAGGAATATGAAGAGGTGATATTTTTAGCCACAGACATCCAAGTTGCGTAGAATTGCTCTTGTGTGGAATAGAAATATATGTGTCTCCTTTTAGTTGAGGAAGTATGgaaataaagtttcattttatATAGCCTTGATTAAAGGGAAATGTGAAAGATAAAGAATTCTGCATACAGAGGAGAGAATCTCCCTAGGCTTAGAGATATTTTTTATTGATGGTGTATACTATATCAGGGCTTACttggaacagagaagaaaatcaaaacccAAAACAGCTTTAAATAACTGAACAATTCTGTTGCATTTAAATCTCATAACACCAAATTTCATGTTTGCTCTATATTTTCAGTGataaacttccttttaaaaaaatttttccacttaatataaacaattccatttaatataaataaaatagtacgCTCATATTATTAGATTGTTTTTAGAAACTAGACTGTCTTTAATCACCTCTGATGTTAGAAAACTTTTTGCAGGACATACTTATAATTCCTCCAATAAATCTGTTGTTACTTACTTGTTTTAaatatcactgattttttttttcgtgttgtttcctttgttcagAGTGGGAAGAAAACAGTTCAGTTTGCTTTTCTAAGCATCTGTTTTTGGAATGAAGTGATTTGACTTGTGTCTGATTTAAACACAACATGAAGCTTATTATTTTCATACTCATATTACAGAAATGAGAGCTCTCTAGCCAATATAAAGTGTCCTTTCTCTGGCCTCATCTGTGTTTCAAATCTGTACTATTATGTAGACCTCACATGGGTGTATAAAACCAGCTATGTTCCTTGAAGTCCATTTCTGCTCCAGAAAATAGGCTCATGAGGGGGTAAAAAGGTGATAGCAGACTCCTTTCTGGACAACACAGATGCAGGACCTGACTAGTTCCCACTCCTACTGACCGTGTAAATGCACATG
Encoded here:
- the LOC123575886 gene encoding zinc finger protein 660 isoform X3; this encodes MRRKTRNFRHKTVKDNKTLTEVSEQESEKDGSQCLDTATNMKIHAGKRQYVCTECGKAFSQSANLTVHERIHTGEKPYKCKECGKAFSHSSNLVVHRRIHTGLKPYTCGECGKSFSGKSHLIRHQGIHSGEKTYECKECGKAFSRSSGLISHHRVHTGEKPYTCIECGKAFSRSSNLTQHQRMHKGKKVYKCKECGKICVSNTKIMDHQRIHTGEKPYECDECGKAFILRKTLTEHQRLHRREKPYKCNECGKAFTSNRNLIDHQRVHTGEKPYECNECGKTFRQTSQVILHLRTHTKEKPYKCCECGKAYRYSSQLIQHQRKHNEEKETS